One Actinomadura viridis genomic region harbors:
- a CDS encoding transposase: protein MPPPHPPEFRRRAVELARTGDKSVTALARSLGISQSCLRNWIRQADIEEGHLDGLNAGEHKELIELRRKARQLELENEILKRAAAYFARENMLPK, encoded by the coding sequence GTGCCACCACCTCATCCGCCTGAGTTCCGGCGACGCGCCGTCGAGCTGGCCCGGACCGGCGACAAGTCGGTCACCGCGCTGGCCAGGAGCCTGGGTATCAGCCAGTCGTGCCTGAGGAACTGGATCCGCCAGGCCGACATCGAAGAGGGTCACCTTGACGGCCTGAACGCCGGCGAGCACAAAGAGCTGATCGAGCTGCGCCGAAAAGCCAGGCAACTGGAGTTGGAGAACGAGATCCTCAAGCGGGCGGCGGCCTACTTCGCTCGCGAGAACATGCTCCCAAAATAA
- a CDS encoding IS3 family transposase: MVRELAENDIPVAVACRVLGVSRSGYSDWLGRPASIREQRNAELVKMIREIHEESRRSYGSPRVHAELTLGRGEQVSRKRVERLMREAGIQGIYRRKGRRNLVNEPTEEDLVKRAFDVQAPDVLWVTDITEHPTGEGKLYCAAVLDCFSRRIIGHSIDIRQTTKLVVDAMAAAVARRRPAKDATILHSDHAAQFTSWTFGKRLRAAGLLGSMGTVGDCYDNAMMESFWGSMQLELLDIRKWQTRAELAAAVFEWIECWYNPFRRHSSLGMLSPVNYEERHRASTTTT; the protein is encoded by the coding sequence CTGGTCCGTGAACTTGCCGAGAACGACATCCCCGTCGCGGTGGCCTGCCGAGTGTTAGGAGTTTCCCGGTCCGGTTACAGCGACTGGCTCGGCAGGCCCGCCTCCATCCGGGAGCAACGCAACGCCGAGCTGGTGAAAATGATCAGAGAAATCCATGAGGAGTCACGCCGGAGCTACGGCTCGCCGAGGGTGCACGCCGAGCTGACGCTCGGACGGGGCGAGCAGGTGAGCCGCAAACGGGTCGAGCGGCTGATGCGCGAAGCCGGGATCCAGGGGATCTACCGGCGCAAGGGACGCCGGAACCTGGTCAACGAGCCGACCGAGGAGGACCTGGTCAAGCGGGCCTTCGACGTCCAGGCGCCCGACGTGCTGTGGGTCACCGACATCACCGAGCATCCGACCGGCGAGGGAAAGCTGTACTGCGCGGCCGTGCTGGACTGCTTCTCCCGCCGCATCATCGGCCATTCCATCGACATCCGCCAGACCACCAAACTCGTGGTCGATGCGATGGCCGCCGCTGTCGCCCGCAGAAGACCCGCCAAAGACGCCACGATCCTGCATTCAGACCATGCCGCCCAGTTCACTTCCTGGACGTTCGGGAAGCGCCTTCGGGCCGCAGGACTCCTCGGCTCGATGGGCACGGTCGGTGACTGCTACGACAATGCCATGATGGAGTCATTCTGGGGCTCGATGCAGCTCGAACTCCTCGACATCAGAAAATGGCAAACAAGAGCCGAACTCGCAGCCGCGGTGTTTGAATGGATCGAGTGCTGGTATAACCCGTTCAGAAGGCATTCCAGCCTCGGAATGCTGAGTCCGGTGAACTACGAGGAGCGACACCGCGCCTCGACCACGACCACCTGA
- a CDS encoding tetratricopeptide repeat protein, with the protein MRITHRVVDVLHGSRFGSGFLVTDRLVLTAKHVVSPGEDAYVRTLSNGRQLRVELVWWGSDVDAALLRIIDSIWVPPEGLAPVRWGRLITMKYSVPCEAIGFPWSQEQPDGRRDTEHLRGEINLGTGLLDGRYQISVSSGAPDTPAVGLAWAGMSGAAVVSGEHVVGLIADETPRFARDRLTAEPVTRLLPDEGFRELWSEETGMPPVAESVELADLGTPHRRPSRKSSPASLLRAEAEVVRFRGRSGELETLLGWCEGVGPGMQLLTGPGGRGKTRLARELASQLRAQGWETIWLRQRAIDSYEPLRDNEEPVLVVIDYAETRTEQLRNVVLAAVAHSGPALRILALARSEGEWWQQLREDLAPDAGMFLDEVRVSRLSALEETVEGRHDAFQDALSDLRDALPSKHRPAKSLPPPSDLSHPRYKSPLTLQIAALATLLQVTQPVDLPPSSPYEEVLLEHERRYWMTAASPYGVTVHRETLDLAIAAATLFGAASRKEALALLTSVPGLSDQPHDMRLRAASWWRDLYPSVDDQQWGGLEPDLLGEHHIARVLRRDSGVLGSLFTSASAEQAQHAITVLSRTSAHQDDVGELLPPLLLEFHHLAPLAIPIVAQSEDPAALVRALTEFIRSPAPPTDALRAVATAIPDHTQRLAELAVEVWIDLARALDEVEEKSPSHMEALATARNNLANRLAAIGLYEDAAVVAGRALEELNALSDALPGGARDLRAHVLHNLAAHLNEAGQPRDALQAHAEAIEEYRAMAQHDASAHLPDLAMALNSYAISLAQLNCGDEALAACQEAVAIHRTIEASDPGTHLDGLAYALNTLGARLSENGLHDHAVAVGEEAVMVARRLSEHDRDSHVYLLATTLNNYSAHLRRAGRDSLGAAAEAVHLYRTLAESNPRGNLPRVAGALANLAGHLGSVGRHQEALRSLQEAIEIYEQLPDDVRKGFLPREAQTLSNLGNRLAALHRPEKAAEACRRAVELMIALAADSAVHLADLARCRANYAARLATLGQFHDAVREATDAVQIYRELADLQPGRYEREFSGMLATLGSVQVMTEDYHAAARTLAEAILRAPEDGPDQNIDLAINALRRAHAHAPAETRTGWQAVTGMSFPEGLGDERP; encoded by the coding sequence GTGAGGATCACGCACCGGGTGGTGGATGTGCTCCACGGATCCAGATTCGGGTCCGGTTTCCTGGTCACCGATCGACTCGTACTCACAGCCAAGCACGTTGTCAGTCCTGGGGAGGACGCCTACGTGCGTACTCTCTCCAATGGACGTCAACTGCGGGTCGAGCTCGTGTGGTGGGGGTCTGACGTCGACGCCGCGTTGTTGCGGATCATCGACTCAATCTGGGTTCCGCCCGAGGGACTCGCCCCCGTCCGTTGGGGTCGTCTCATCACGATGAAGTACTCGGTTCCATGCGAAGCGATCGGTTTTCCGTGGTCTCAGGAGCAACCGGATGGCAGACGCGACACCGAGCACCTGCGCGGGGAAATCAACCTGGGGACCGGACTTCTTGACGGCCGTTACCAGATCTCTGTGTCCAGCGGTGCGCCGGACACGCCCGCGGTAGGCCTGGCCTGGGCTGGAATGTCCGGCGCCGCGGTGGTCTCTGGCGAGCATGTTGTTGGACTGATCGCCGACGAGACACCTAGGTTCGCACGCGACAGGCTAACCGCCGAACCCGTCACGCGGCTCCTGCCGGACGAAGGCTTCCGCGAGCTGTGGTCGGAAGAGACAGGCATGCCTCCGGTCGCCGAGTCAGTCGAACTCGCTGACTTGGGAACGCCTCACCGCCGGCCGAGTCGAAAGAGCTCCCCCGCGTCGTTGTTGCGGGCCGAAGCTGAGGTGGTGCGGTTCCGGGGTCGATCCGGCGAACTCGAGACCCTTCTTGGATGGTGTGAAGGGGTAGGGCCGGGGATGCAGTTGCTCACCGGGCCGGGCGGACGAGGAAAGACCCGGCTGGCTCGCGAGCTGGCATCTCAGCTCCGCGCCCAAGGCTGGGAAACCATCTGGCTCCGGCAACGGGCGATCGATTCCTACGAGCCTCTCCGCGACAACGAGGAGCCGGTGCTTGTCGTGATCGACTATGCCGAGACGCGAACGGAGCAGCTCCGTAATGTTGTCTTGGCTGCAGTGGCGCATAGCGGACCAGCGCTTCGGATCCTGGCTCTTGCTCGGTCGGAAGGCGAATGGTGGCAACAGCTCAGGGAGGATCTCGCCCCGGACGCAGGCATGTTCCTGGACGAGGTTCGTGTATCCCGGCTATCGGCCCTCGAGGAGACTGTGGAGGGGCGCCACGATGCCTTCCAGGACGCTCTCTCCGATCTCAGAGATGCGCTCCCGAGCAAGCACCGGCCCGCAAAGTCTTTGCCGCCGCCCAGTGACCTATCCCATCCCAGGTACAAGTCACCGCTCACACTGCAGATCGCCGCCTTGGCCACCTTGTTGCAAGTGACGCAGCCGGTTGATCTACCCCCGTCTTCCCCCTACGAAGAGGTCCTACTCGAACACGAGCGACGCTACTGGATGACCGCTGCGTCACCCTATGGGGTCACCGTCCACCGGGAGACGCTCGACCTCGCCATTGCAGCAGCCACCTTGTTCGGTGCGGCGAGCCGAAAGGAGGCCCTCGCCCTACTCACCTCTGTCCCAGGCCTATCCGATCAGCCGCATGATATGCGTCTCCGCGCCGCCAGCTGGTGGCGCGACCTCTATCCCTCGGTGGATGACCAGCAATGGGGCGGCCTGGAGCCCGACCTTCTGGGTGAGCATCACATCGCTCGCGTGCTGCGTCGGGACTCAGGCGTGCTGGGCTCACTCTTCACGTCCGCCTCGGCCGAGCAAGCCCAGCATGCAATTACAGTCCTCTCCCGTACGTCGGCCCACCAAGATGACGTAGGAGAGCTCCTTCCACCGCTGCTGCTTGAGTTCCACCACCTTGCCCCACTCGCCATCCCCATCGTCGCCCAGAGCGAGGACCCAGCCGCCCTGGTGCGGGCGCTTACCGAGTTCATTAGATCCCCGGCCCCACCCACTGACGCCCTAAGGGCGGTGGCAACAGCGATCCCCGATCACACTCAACGACTTGCCGAACTGGCGGTCGAAGTCTGGATCGACCTCGCGAGAGCCTTGGACGAAGTCGAAGAAAAATCTCCGTCCCACATGGAGGCTCTCGCGACGGCGAGGAACAATCTCGCCAACCGCCTGGCAGCCATCGGGCTCTACGAAGACGCCGCAGTGGTCGCTGGCCGTGCACTCGAGGAGCTCAATGCCCTATCCGATGCTCTGCCAGGTGGAGCTCGAGACCTCCGCGCACACGTCCTGCACAACCTTGCTGCACACCTTAACGAGGCTGGCCAGCCCCGCGATGCCCTCCAGGCCCACGCCGAGGCGATCGAGGAGTACCGGGCAATGGCCCAGCACGATGCGAGCGCTCATCTTCCCGACCTCGCCATGGCGCTCAATTCGTACGCGATCAGTCTTGCCCAACTCAACTGCGGCGATGAAGCGCTAGCTGCGTGTCAGGAAGCGGTTGCTATCCATCGCACCATCGAGGCCTCTGATCCCGGTACCCACCTTGATGGCCTCGCCTATGCACTTAACACACTGGGCGCCCGCCTGAGCGAGAACGGACTTCACGACCATGCCGTTGCCGTCGGGGAAGAGGCCGTGATGGTCGCTCGGCGGCTCTCGGAGCACGACCGAGATTCCCATGTGTACTTGCTCGCAACGACGCTGAACAATTACTCGGCCCATCTCCGGCGCGCTGGTCGTGACTCTCTCGGGGCGGCAGCTGAGGCGGTCCATCTCTACCGCACGCTGGCCGAGAGCAATCCTCGCGGCAACCTTCCCCGTGTGGCAGGTGCCCTGGCCAACCTCGCCGGGCATCTCGGCAGCGTCGGCAGGCATCAGGAGGCCCTGCGGTCTCTTCAGGAGGCCATAGAGATCTACGAGCAGCTTCCCGATGACGTTCGTAAAGGATTCCTCCCCCGAGAGGCTCAGACACTCAGCAATCTCGGAAACCGGTTGGCAGCCCTCCACCGTCCCGAGAAGGCGGCAGAGGCTTGTCGGCGGGCAGTAGAGCTGATGATTGCTCTCGCCGCCGACTCGGCGGTGCACCTCGCTGACCTCGCCAGGTGTCGCGCGAACTATGCCGCCCGCCTTGCCACCCTCGGGCAATTCCACGACGCGGTCCGGGAAGCGACCGACGCGGTCCAAATCTATCGAGAGCTTGCCGATCTGCAGCCGGGACGCTACGAGCGCGAGTTCAGCGGAATGCTCGCGACCTTAGGCTCAGTTCAGGTCATGACCGAGGACTACCATGCTGCGGCCAGAACGCTTGCTGAGGCCATTCTCCGCGCTCCCGAGGACGGCCCTGACCAGAACATCGACCTGGCGATCAACGCGCTGCGTCGGGCACATGCCCACGCACCTGCCGAGACGCGGACCGGCTGGCAGGCAGTGACCGGCATGTCTTTCCCGGAGGGGCTCGGCGACGAACGCCCCTGA
- a CDS encoding trypco2 family protein: MSRASEQNGTESVEAIVPEGSLELASAVEAIRGQLSEAMERAEAHRLQFELGDIEIEFTVTLTDEAKIDGGVKVWVLNAGGSTASSAAAAHRVKLTLKPRDMHTGRSPQVSDTVRATPPR; encoded by the coding sequence ATGAGCAGAGCTTCCGAGCAGAACGGCACCGAATCGGTCGAGGCAATCGTGCCGGAAGGCAGCTTGGAGCTCGCTAGTGCGGTGGAGGCTATCCGGGGTCAGCTCTCCGAGGCGATGGAGCGCGCCGAAGCTCATCGGCTTCAGTTCGAGCTCGGCGACATCGAGATTGAGTTCACCGTAACCTTGACTGACGAGGCCAAGATTGACGGTGGGGTCAAGGTCTGGGTCCTCAACGCTGGAGGTTCCACTGCGAGCTCCGCCGCAGCCGCCCACCGAGTGAAGTTGACCCTTAAGCCCCGCGATATGCACACCGGCCGGTCGCCGCAAGTGTCTGACACCGTACGAGCAACGCCGCCCCGGTGA